The Teredinibacter sp. KSP-S5-2 genome includes a window with the following:
- a CDS encoding efflux RND transporter periplasmic adaptor subunit produces MTKNKKWIWISIAGFVATLALLSVLEDSPDVETKNSEKPKPTVSFVTVSPRVNTGSIDSYAEIQPRWQTSVLAYVNGEVLTVESDITIGSFVQKGQQLASIDPQAYKTQLVEAEYLLADSRIQYLQEKNRTEQAIKSWKRSGINTTPSDLVLNKPQLHRAEKALKSAEEKLALAKRELEYTHISAPFSGYITQRHVSLGQMVEASSPLFDLISEGKNEIHLSLTEQQWKRLNKDWKTQKAKLHSENGELIGTATIREGGAFLNPETRLYSLALQVNDDSDTPVRSGSFVKVKLPATAVEQSLRIPEGSIGRDGYAWFINRQNILQRYAVDILFYDDAWAVISTPHIAKPLQENDEWRVVVTPLAYFLPGLQVNPTEVSLESITGEKHNSVLAGGQ; encoded by the coding sequence ATGACAAAAAATAAAAAATGGATCTGGATTTCCATTGCGGGCTTTGTCGCAACACTTGCGCTGTTGTCTGTTTTAGAAGACTCGCCCGATGTTGAAACCAAAAATTCGGAAAAACCAAAACCTACAGTGTCCTTCGTTACTGTGTCGCCCAGAGTTAATACTGGCAGTATTGACAGTTATGCTGAAATCCAGCCCCGTTGGCAAACATCGGTACTGGCTTATGTCAATGGCGAAGTATTAACGGTTGAAAGCGATATTACGATTGGCAGCTTTGTTCAAAAAGGCCAACAGCTTGCGAGCATTGACCCGCAAGCTTACAAAACCCAGCTGGTCGAAGCTGAATATTTACTCGCCGATTCGCGTATTCAATATTTGCAAGAAAAAAACCGGACTGAGCAGGCCATAAAAAGCTGGAAAAGATCGGGAATCAACACCACTCCTTCCGATTTGGTGTTAAACAAACCGCAGCTACACCGTGCGGAAAAAGCGCTCAAGTCTGCTGAAGAAAAGCTGGCTTTGGCAAAAAGAGAGCTGGAATACACGCACATTAGCGCCCCCTTTTCCGGTTACATTACGCAGCGTCATGTCAGTCTCGGTCAAATGGTTGAAGCGAGCTCGCCATTATTTGACCTGATTAGTGAGGGCAAGAACGAAATACACCTGTCGCTTACAGAGCAACAATGGAAGCGTTTAAATAAAGACTGGAAAACTCAAAAAGCAAAACTGCACTCAGAAAATGGAGAGCTAATCGGCACGGCAACGATACGTGAAGGCGGCGCGTTCCTAAACCCCGAAACCCGATTGTATTCGCTTGCTCTTCAAGTGAACGACGATTCCGATACTCCTGTGCGCTCCGGTTCCTTCGTAAAAGTAAAATTACCGGCGACTGCCGTTGAACAAAGCTTACGTATTCCAGAAGGCAGTATCGGACGGGATGGCTATGCCTGGTTTATTAACCGGCAGAACATATTGCAACGTTACGCCGTGGATATTTTATTTTACGACGATGCCTGGGCTGTTATCTCAACGCCGCATATAGCCAAACCACTTCAAGAAAACGATGAATGGCGGGTGGTCGTAACACCACTGGCTTATTTTTTACCCGGTCTCCAAGTCAATCCGACAGAGGTGTCACTAGAAAGTATCACCGGTGAAAAACATAATTCAGTACTAGCGGGCGGGCAATAA
- a CDS encoding TolC family protein, with amino-acid sequence MNKKISILFLTVSIVGCANSNHISDVNNEIMEKSEQRINQTVLFGGASLDTYLPEDLGLYITEVLENNASINALVASVESAEMLHRVQRAQLVPQANLNLDYIREKSPVDNEVANQAQLGVNTRWALDLWGKIRNEKRAAKLSVEQKQNELNWAKRLLIAKAISYWSDYISASRRHVVAEEQLKIYQDLAVSAKEEYVHGLIGYQEFIEQQNTERYAQNTWDQIGVEKQRTLFALNTLRGKHPKTPIDIELDINEFPFVPLPESIQAFQLADRPDIRSAYIQIAVLDEQTKAANKALLPDLSITGSADRSANSFSKIFDESMMWRLIGSAVQPVFRGGELRAEANRISKDAESAFWEYQNVVANAIEEVEVNLIQESEIRRYIERQEKIIIKIQEIQAQQVEAYRNGDGSIKEFLLSRTSTLDAKSQLIQRHSEYVNNRVALALAIGQPLELLGVTNDKK; translated from the coding sequence TTGAATAAAAAAATTAGCATTCTCTTTTTAACCGTTAGTATCGTCGGATGTGCGAACTCGAATCACATCAGTGATGTGAATAATGAGATTATGGAAAAAAGTGAACAGCGAATAAATCAGACGGTGCTATTCGGCGGTGCCTCTTTGGATACATATTTGCCAGAGGATTTAGGTTTATATATTACTGAAGTGCTCGAGAATAACGCGAGCATAAATGCTCTTGTTGCTTCGGTAGAAAGTGCCGAAATGTTACACCGTGTGCAACGAGCTCAGCTTGTTCCTCAGGCAAATTTAAACCTGGATTACATACGAGAAAAGTCACCCGTAGATAATGAAGTCGCTAACCAGGCGCAGCTAGGCGTAAATACTCGTTGGGCTCTAGACCTATGGGGAAAAATACGTAATGAAAAGAGAGCAGCGAAATTATCTGTAGAGCAAAAACAGAACGAACTAAACTGGGCAAAACGTCTGCTCATTGCAAAAGCTATTAGCTACTGGAGCGATTATATATCCGCATCCAGACGCCATGTTGTTGCAGAAGAGCAGCTGAAAATATATCAAGATTTAGCAGTAAGTGCCAAAGAGGAATATGTTCATGGTCTGATTGGTTACCAGGAGTTTATAGAGCAACAAAATACTGAGCGTTATGCGCAAAATACCTGGGACCAAATTGGTGTTGAAAAACAGCGTACCCTGTTTGCGTTGAATACTCTTAGAGGCAAGCATCCCAAAACACCGATTGATATTGAACTTGATATCAACGAATTTCCTTTTGTTCCCTTACCTGAATCTATTCAAGCCTTTCAGCTTGCCGACCGACCTGATATTCGTTCCGCCTACATACAAATTGCAGTACTCGATGAGCAAACCAAAGCGGCTAACAAAGCTTTGCTGCCGGATTTGTCGATCACAGGGTCAGCAGACCGTTCGGCAAACAGCTTCAGCAAAATATTTGATGAATCCATGATGTGGCGACTAATCGGGAGTGCCGTTCAACCGGTTTTCCGTGGTGGTGAATTGCGCGCGGAAGCAAACAGAATTTCGAAAGATGCCGAATCGGCGTTTTGGGAGTATCAGAATGTAGTAGCGAACGCGATTGAGGAAGTGGAAGTCAACCTGATTCAAGAATCAGAAATACGCCGTTATATCGAAAGACAAGAAAAAATAATTATTAAAATTCAGGAAATCCAAGCACAACAAGTTGAAGCCTATCGTAACGGTGATGGTTCCATCAAAGAATTCCTGCTGTCGCGGACATCCACTCTCGACGCCAAGAGCCAATTGATTCAACGGCACTCAGAATATGTAAATAACCGCGTTGCCCTGGCATTGGCTATTGGGCAACCTCTGGAATTATTAGGTGTAACCAATGACAAAAAATAA
- a CDS encoding helix-turn-helix domain-containing protein: MKNKSQEYATEQAERILASAKKCFLRQGLRATTMRDIAAEADMSLGNIYRYFKNREVLVQAFIRRDNDEYQQALELLKGAKQIKKVLAGIAKEVIKQLSNRAELLIYTDILSEALLNNQVMELIALHETEEVLAGYLKDAEGEKRIRLSVPPDVAALSIISFMEYAATKCVFHKGYSVRKANKQFSQYLDLLIDE, from the coding sequence ATGAAAAATAAAAGTCAGGAATACGCAACCGAACAGGCGGAAAGGATATTGGCGTCTGCCAAGAAGTGTTTTTTGAGACAGGGGCTGCGAGCAACAACAATGCGTGATATTGCCGCAGAAGCTGATATGAGCCTGGGCAATATTTATCGTTATTTCAAAAATCGTGAGGTGCTGGTTCAAGCATTTATCCGGCGAGACAACGACGAATATCAGCAAGCCCTTGAATTACTGAAAGGCGCTAAACAGATAAAAAAGGTCTTGGCCGGTATTGCCAAGGAAGTGATCAAGCAACTGTCCAACCGGGCCGAACTGCTTATCTATACCGATATACTTTCGGAGGCCTTGCTCAACAATCAGGTAATGGAGTTAATTGCCCTGCATGAGACAGAAGAGGTATTAGCGGGGTACCTGAAAGATGCCGAGGGAGAAAAACGTATTCGTTTGTCTGTTCCCCCAGACGTCGCCGCCTTATCCATCATATCGTTCATGGAGTATGCAGCAACCAAATGTGTGTTTCACAAGGGATATTCCGTTCGCAAAGCCAATAAACAGTTCTCACAATACCTCGATCTGCTTATCGACGAATAA
- a CDS encoding TIGR03013 family XrtA/PEP-CTERM system glycosyltransferase: protein MSHIRLLKHYVNLPFLFLGIAEFALFYALGVNLAVQTGDSGYNDLLYVPYSASSRALIFACCMACCTLAMGSYGAMRNEGIVNRALRAVVGYCLLGITAMHILFFVLPKTHLGGSVLFWAVMGSIAGVLVLRTIFTSIVDLDRFNRRVLVYGSGKLANRIVKQSTKLADSLALTVVGCVPSQTDAEPHEDLKDLALEEPEDWVTFCHQQHISEIIVAPDERRRSMGGHMPVEEFLDCKMEGVQVIDAPTFFERELSMIEIELVQPGWMLFSDGFQYSHLRDWSKRLFDLAVSLLLVLIASPFMILAGLAVVLETGRPMFYKQVRVGLNGKEFTIYKLRSMTQNAEKGGKAVWAQKNDARVTKVGAFIRNTRLDELPQLLNVLRGDMSFVGPRPERPQFVNELKDQIPYYDVRHRVKPGLMGWAQLKYPYGASVEDTENKLRYDLYYTKNHSFFMDLLILIQTVEVVLLGKGVH from the coding sequence GTGTCTCACATCCGCCTCCTAAAGCATTACGTCAACCTTCCGTTCCTCTTTTTAGGCATTGCCGAATTTGCCCTGTTTTACGCTCTGGGTGTGAATCTGGCGGTTCAAACCGGGGATTCTGGCTACAACGATTTGCTTTACGTTCCCTATTCCGCGTCATCCCGGGCTCTCATATTCGCATGCTGTATGGCATGTTGTACCCTGGCAATGGGATCATACGGGGCGATGCGCAATGAAGGCATAGTCAACAGAGCCTTACGAGCAGTTGTGGGTTATTGTTTACTTGGCATTACCGCAATGCACATCCTTTTCTTTGTATTGCCCAAAACCCACTTGGGTGGCTCGGTGCTTTTCTGGGCGGTTATGGGGTCTATCGCAGGCGTACTGGTGTTACGCACCATATTTACCTCCATTGTCGACCTAGATCGATTCAATCGTCGGGTTCTGGTCTATGGCAGTGGCAAACTGGCAAATCGAATCGTTAAGCAATCCACTAAACTGGCGGACTCTTTGGCGCTAACTGTGGTCGGTTGCGTACCCAGTCAAACTGATGCTGAACCACACGAAGACCTGAAAGACCTTGCTCTGGAAGAACCTGAGGACTGGGTCACTTTCTGTCATCAGCAGCACATTAGCGAAATTATTGTCGCACCAGATGAACGTCGACGCAGTATGGGCGGACATATGCCCGTCGAAGAGTTTCTCGATTGTAAGATGGAAGGCGTCCAGGTTATCGATGCTCCAACCTTCTTTGAGCGGGAGCTGTCTATGATTGAAATCGAACTGGTGCAACCAGGCTGGATGCTGTTCTCTGATGGATTCCAATACTCACATCTACGCGATTGGTCCAAGCGACTATTTGACCTCGCGGTCAGCCTGCTGTTGGTGCTTATTGCATCACCTTTTATGATTCTCGCTGGCTTAGCTGTAGTGCTGGAAACCGGTCGCCCGATGTTCTACAAGCAGGTACGTGTTGGGTTGAACGGTAAAGAGTTCACTATATATAAGCTTCGCTCTATGACCCAGAACGCGGAAAAAGGCGGTAAAGCTGTCTGGGCGCAAAAGAACGATGCACGCGTAACCAAGGTTGGTGCCTTTATCCGTAACACTCGCCTGGACGAACTTCCCCAGTTATTGAATGTTTTGCGCGGCGACATGAGCTTTGTCGGCCCACGCCCGGAGCGTCCCCAGTTTGTCAACGAACTAAAAGATCAGATCCCCTATTATGATGTTCGACACCGCGTTAAGCCTGGGCTTATGGGGTGGGCTCAGTTAAAGTATCCGTATGGCGCGTCTGTTGAAGACACAGAAAACAAGCTGCGCTACGATTTGTATTACACCAAAAATCACAGTTTCTTTATGGACTTACTCATTCTTATTCAAACTGTAGAGGTTGTATTGCTGGGTAAAGGCGTACACTAA
- a CDS encoding XrtA/PEP-CTERM system exopolysaccharide export protein: protein MKPLLFKITTLLAGLLFITSCGSNVKVAKDMPPETSIGIISEYKIGVSDGLQVNVWKNPELSTNAIVRPDGKISIPLIGDMQASGYSATQLADSVTAELKKFIRNPQVTVIVSNPTSADYLHRVRITGAVAHPQSIPYRKGVTVLDVVLDAGGLTPFASANSGKLFRQTKDGIKVFNVRVKDILQKGDLSTNYALYPQDIITIPERAF from the coding sequence ATGAAACCACTTTTGTTCAAAATCACCACGCTACTGGCTGGCCTGCTGTTTATCACAAGCTGCGGAAGCAACGTTAAAGTCGCCAAAGATATGCCACCTGAAACCAGTATTGGCATTATTTCCGAGTACAAAATTGGCGTGAGTGATGGCCTGCAGGTAAATGTTTGGAAAAACCCAGAGCTTTCCACCAATGCTATCGTACGTCCCGACGGCAAGATCTCTATTCCGTTGATCGGTGATATGCAAGCGTCTGGCTACAGTGCCACCCAGCTTGCTGACAGCGTAACTGCAGAGTTGAAGAAGTTCATTCGTAACCCACAAGTTACCGTTATTGTCTCTAACCCAACCAGTGCCGACTATTTGCACCGTGTTCGCATTACTGGTGCCGTTGCTCATCCTCAGTCAATTCCATATCGTAAAGGTGTGACAGTACTGGATGTTGTACTTGATGCAGGTGGTTTGACCCCATTTGCTTCAGCAAACAGTGGCAAACTGTTCCGTCAAACCAAAGATGGTATTAAGGTGTTCAATGTTCGAGTGAAAGACATCCTGCAAAAAGGTGATCTTTCAACCAACTATGCTTTGTACCCACAAGATATTATTACTATTCCAGAAAGAGCTTTTTAA
- a CDS encoding XrtA system polysaccharide chain length determinant: MELQDLLNYLKILWRELLRLRFAAVLGFIVITSLVVLIGYSWPTKFSSSTTIYADHQNIIRPLLDKSAAVSKVEDQTRVVRDVIYSPRILQQAIRATWPKTENLSPAEVERIVERVRSNLIVKGLGSSYIKITYSDMSAHDTYQLLSKLTEIFIRDSSSSQQQKSQEAYTFIDAQVSQYKQQLIDAENKLKEFNTSNFDGRDQDVDGRISDLRQDIETLKLSIDEDKSRIEVIKRQLSEESEFSAKARKADLYKELISDLQAELDMRMLTLKEDHPDVVDLKLQLQDMTDAMMAAESEKENHESKGSDNSGMAVNPFFAEQKLKLADAEVGLQTKQKRLKATEKLLKQEFERRKRIAERQAELAELTRDYNVTRDIYEDMLASKEKARLSMTLSAEGQGITFRIQEPADYPLSPSGLRFLYFYIAAPLVGFSFVIGALFVYIMVDPRVRMSSMFDGMGGISVLAEVPHLHRPINHWWQNRDILLLFLLVGGFTAFYIGIAISKLAGNA, encoded by the coding sequence ATGGAATTACAAGATCTTCTCAACTATTTAAAGATCCTTTGGCGCGAGTTGTTGCGCCTTAGGTTCGCCGCTGTGCTCGGTTTTATAGTCATCACTTCACTGGTGGTGCTTATCGGTTATTCCTGGCCAACCAAGTTCTCCAGTTCAACCACCATCTATGCCGACCACCAGAATATTATCCGCCCGCTTTTGGATAAGTCTGCCGCGGTTTCCAAAGTGGAAGATCAAACTCGCGTTGTACGTGATGTAATTTACTCTCCACGTATTCTTCAACAGGCAATTCGGGCAACCTGGCCGAAAACGGAAAATTTGTCGCCTGCTGAAGTAGAGCGTATCGTCGAACGAGTACGCTCTAACCTCATAGTAAAAGGCTTGGGCTCGAGCTACATCAAAATCACTTACTCAGACATGTCCGCCCATGATACTTATCAGCTGCTCAGCAAACTGACCGAGATATTCATCCGTGATTCGTCGTCTTCGCAGCAGCAAAAAAGTCAGGAAGCCTACACTTTTATCGATGCGCAGGTTTCGCAGTATAAACAGCAATTGATTGATGCAGAAAACAAGCTCAAAGAATTTAACACCAGCAACTTTGATGGTCGCGATCAGGACGTAGATGGCCGTATTTCTGACTTACGCCAGGACATCGAAACGCTTAAATTGAGTATTGATGAAGACAAGTCCAGGATCGAAGTCATCAAGCGACAGCTCAGCGAAGAATCCGAGTTTTCGGCCAAGGCACGTAAAGCCGATCTATATAAAGAGTTAATCAGTGATCTTCAGGCAGAACTCGATATGCGCATGCTAACGCTTAAAGAAGATCACCCGGATGTGGTGGATCTTAAGCTTCAGCTACAGGATATGACTGATGCCATGATGGCCGCAGAGTCAGAAAAAGAAAATCACGAAAGTAAGGGCTCAGACAATTCTGGCATGGCAGTAAATCCTTTTTTTGCTGAGCAAAAGCTAAAACTTGCTGACGCGGAAGTTGGCCTGCAAACCAAACAAAAACGCTTAAAAGCGACCGAAAAACTGTTAAAACAAGAATTCGAACGTCGAAAGCGCATCGCCGAACGCCAGGCAGAACTAGCTGAACTTACCCGTGACTATAATGTGACTCGCGACATCTATGAAGATATGCTGGCCAGTAAAGAAAAAGCCCGCTTATCTATGACGTTAAGTGCAGAAGGGCAAGGCATTACTTTCCGTATTCAGGAACCTGCTGATTACCCGCTATCACCATCGGGCTTACGATTTTTATATTTCTATATTGCCGCACCACTTGTTGGTTTCTCTTTTGTTATCGGTGCGTTGTTTGTCTATATCATGGTCGACCCACGTGTACGAATGTCTTCGATGTTCGATGGTATGGGCGGCATTTCGGTTTTAGCTGAAGTGCCCCACTTACACAGGCCGATTAATCACTGGTGGCAAAACAGAGATATTTTGCTGCTCTTTCTTTTAGTTGGAGGATTTACTGCGTTTTATATAGGCATAGCAATCTCCAAGCTTGCCGGTAATGCGTAG
- a CDS encoding exosortase/archaeosortase family protein, with translation MSNIPAVTKYYKNKLITALPVIALFFVVLFITILFHPEEANELHKHWLTAGNISQGYLLMAAAILLVIINLQRSDYSSTRNHWYLLAALLSILTFTIGKLAFIKLLSLPSIVIIWFCLCGAVFGNKVAKKLRIAAFVMLMAMPAWFIIQPILQGFTVFFVSNVVSWLDLTTYIYKNYIEVPSGTIHVAGGCSGIKYFTSAISIALIASAINHRNLRSTLISIAIAASLSILANWIRVLILVLYGYYEGIDHPLMADHDGMGWVVFAIVLAPWLFFDRLIPTHHHFQHEILKPFAISNWGKVIFWSCIPIAIYASIGAVYSPRFSQQKPYVAGKDLKDFFPGWGKLNPKTTGIFVVQDHDDVQIITDLGACDSRKIGVFSFYSQSQNKEMISSVNSIWDKDFWEVKSIEQHQTQHQSHPVIKAQLQSSAQPTTTIYYWYQVGNHVATTTLNGKLLQLINRIAKNELSRIFIISSSGQEECQITDEELERYIDQLDRAYLGS, from the coding sequence ATGAGTAATATCCCAGCGGTCACCAAGTACTATAAAAATAAATTGATAACCGCATTACCGGTTATTGCCCTGTTTTTTGTTGTCCTGTTTATCACCATACTCTTCCACCCGGAAGAGGCAAATGAACTACATAAACATTGGCTGACAGCGGGAAATATTTCGCAAGGGTATTTATTGATGGCAGCAGCCATTCTGCTGGTCATTATTAATTTGCAACGTTCAGATTATTCCTCAACCAGAAATCATTGGTATTTACTTGCTGCTCTGTTGTCCATACTGACATTTACCATTGGCAAGCTGGCATTCATTAAGCTGCTTTCTCTTCCCTCCATTGTAATTATCTGGTTTTGCCTGTGTGGTGCAGTATTTGGTAATAAGGTTGCAAAAAAACTGCGTATCGCCGCCTTTGTCATGCTTATGGCGATGCCGGCCTGGTTTATTATCCAACCGATATTACAGGGCTTTACGGTCTTTTTTGTCTCAAATGTTGTTTCCTGGTTAGACCTGACAACATACATTTACAAAAATTACATCGAAGTTCCGTCAGGAACCATTCACGTTGCAGGTGGCTGCTCTGGTATTAAATACTTTACCAGCGCAATATCGATTGCTTTGATTGCTTCTGCCATCAATCACCGAAACTTACGCTCGACATTAATCAGCATTGCCATCGCTGCATCACTTTCAATTTTGGCCAATTGGATTCGCGTTCTTATTCTGGTTCTTTACGGTTATTACGAAGGAATTGACCATCCATTAATGGCTGATCACGATGGCATGGGCTGGGTAGTCTTTGCCATCGTTCTTGCGCCCTGGCTTTTCTTTGATAGACTGATACCAACCCACCATCATTTCCAACACGAAATATTAAAGCCTTTCGCCATTTCCAACTGGGGCAAGGTAATTTTTTGGTCCTGCATTCCCATCGCGATCTACGCAAGCATTGGTGCTGTCTATAGCCCCAGGTTCAGCCAACAAAAACCCTACGTTGCAGGAAAGGATTTAAAAGATTTTTTCCCCGGTTGGGGGAAACTTAATCCTAAAACAACGGGAATATTTGTTGTCCAGGATCACGATGATGTGCAAATAATTACGGATTTGGGCGCATGTGATTCCCGTAAAATCGGCGTATTCAGTTTTTACTCACAATCTCAAAATAAGGAGATGATCAGTAGCGTCAATTCAATTTGGGACAAAGATTTTTGGGAAGTGAAATCGATTGAGCAACATCAAACCCAACATCAATCTCACCCGGTCATTAAAGCCCAACTGCAAAGCTCGGCACAACCAACAACGACGATTTATTATTGGTATCAGGTCGGTAATCACGTCGCAACAACCACACTGAACGGCAAGCTGTTACAACTCATCAACCGAATTGCCAAAAATGAATTATCCAGGATATTTATTATTAGCTCTTCAGGCCAGGAAGAATGCCAAATAACAGATGAGGAACTTGAGCGCTATATCGATCAGCTCGATCGGGCTTATCTGGGTAGCTAA
- a CDS encoding glycosyltransferase family 4 protein: MTPVSVVHMVSSLEVGGAERFAIDLSVLQLSQKSDAKILSFGHDEEPLVQAARAEGVTVDTAADTLPALFHQLKKYKKPGVVTVFHIHSPAIVRRLVTLIPLLSLFGIRFIYTRHGCRSLDDRVWKLIHVFVRPFIDAVTFVSIEGLEIFHKVQGWNRRKLHWIQNGVVITQSKEQDDESRPVCLAMVGRMVELKAQIHLLQAAKILLRDGVQNFELHFFGDGPERANLEAFTQDNDLADIVTFHGMVMDRSLMKEHMNVLVMCSETEGLSLAIMEAMASGVPVISTDVGDSGKLVLAGKTGDLYDFGDIERLVVLLKLYLTNRELIAVRGDSAKQHMQDNYSLDKTNQQYMALYLG; this comes from the coding sequence ATGACCCCGGTTTCTGTCGTACATATGGTTTCCAGTCTTGAAGTTGGCGGGGCCGAGCGTTTTGCAATTGATTTATCTGTTCTGCAACTTAGTCAAAAGAGCGATGCAAAAATATTAAGCTTTGGTCACGATGAGGAGCCTCTGGTTCAGGCTGCACGAGCAGAGGGAGTAACGGTTGATACCGCTGCTGATACATTGCCAGCACTTTTTCATCAGCTTAAGAAATACAAGAAACCCGGTGTAGTGACCGTTTTCCACATACATAGCCCTGCTATTGTTCGAAGATTGGTGACACTTATTCCCCTCCTGTCTTTATTTGGTATCCGCTTTATCTATACGCGTCATGGTTGTCGTTCATTAGATGATCGCGTGTGGAAATTAATCCATGTGTTTGTTCGGCCATTCATTGATGCGGTAACGTTTGTTTCCATTGAAGGTCTGGAAATATTTCATAAAGTGCAAGGTTGGAATCGACGTAAGCTTCACTGGATCCAGAATGGTGTTGTCATCACCCAAAGCAAAGAGCAAGACGATGAATCACGACCAGTATGTCTTGCCATGGTTGGCCGAATGGTGGAATTAAAAGCTCAGATCCACCTGTTACAGGCGGCAAAAATACTACTTCGAGATGGTGTGCAAAACTTTGAACTCCATTTTTTTGGAGATGGGCCAGAGCGGGCAAACCTGGAAGCATTTACACAAGACAATGATCTGGCTGACATAGTGACGTTTCATGGCATGGTGATGGATCGCTCATTGATGAAAGAGCATATGAACGTGTTGGTGATGTGTTCTGAAACCGAAGGTCTTTCTCTGGCAATTATGGAGGCCATGGCCAGTGGTGTGCCTGTGATCTCCACCGATGTGGGAGACAGTGGCAAATTGGTGTTAGCGGGTAAAACCGGTGATCTGTATGATTTCGGTGATATCGAACGTCTGGTTGTGTTGTTGAAACTTTATCTGACTAATCGTGAACTGATTGCTGTTCGAGGAGATTCCGCCAAACAGCATATGCAGGATAATTACTCTCTGGATAAAACAAATCAACAATATATGGCGTTGTATCTGGGTTAG
- a CDS encoding glycosyltransferase family 2 protein: protein MNNYNAKEVTVVVTPRDRYTGALTNIKRLYQHTDPNKFDLIVLDLGYPRKQILEIGQYLSSQPNAQIVKLGKVIPTEALRTIRGEINTPYTALIDNDSHVTENWLEPLLEAAKEHDAAIVSPVTLETSGVDEGSNLRNHLFTTKIHVVSVDNTPYLIEHKTFRRADPAKLPKEITPSEAFELHGVLFNTKDLKDIEIPQMTIREHLDIGMQLINKGRPIITQPKSIIIFDNLGTRASLSDLEFFNRRWNGRITKQSSDLFKKRWGYAFYSEPAIYNWALRRRIFLILRWMYIPIPVANKIDRLIGAVRRRLFPIWDPMPDAEQKSESLYNRLGNKFPDQISKAEFI from the coding sequence ATGAATAATTACAATGCCAAGGAGGTAACTGTTGTTGTTACACCACGTGATCGTTACACCGGTGCACTTACCAACATAAAACGCCTTTACCAACACACCGACCCCAATAAATTTGACCTGATTGTGCTTGATCTTGGTTATCCTCGAAAGCAAATACTGGAAATTGGGCAATATCTATCAAGCCAGCCCAATGCGCAAATAGTAAAACTCGGCAAAGTCATCCCTACTGAAGCCCTGCGCACCATTCGCGGCGAAATTAACACCCCCTACACAGCACTTATTGATAACGACTCCCATGTAACAGAAAACTGGCTGGAACCTTTGTTAGAAGCCGCAAAAGAACATGATGCGGCCATTGTTTCCCCAGTCACACTCGAAACATCCGGCGTAGACGAAGGCTCAAACCTACGTAATCATCTATTTACCACAAAAATCCATGTAGTAAGTGTGGATAATACACCCTATTTGATTGAGCATAAGACTTTTCGACGGGCTGACCCCGCAAAGCTGCCCAAAGAAATCACGCCATCGGAAGCCTTTGAGTTACATGGGGTACTGTTCAACACCAAGGATCTAAAAGACATCGAGATTCCCCAAATGACCATTCGGGAGCACCTTGATATCGGCATGCAGTTGATTAATAAAGGGCGTCCGATCATTACCCAGCCAAAGTCGATTATTATTTTCGACAACTTAGGCACTCGGGCCTCCCTGTCTGATCTGGAGTTCTTTAATCGCCGCTGGAACGGCCGGATCACCAAACAATCGAGTGATCTTTTCAAGAAGCGCTGGGGCTACGCCTTTTACTCAGAACCCGCAATTTACAATTGGGCATTAAGACGCCGGATCTTTCTTATACTAAGATGGATGTACATCCCAATACCTGTAGCAAATAAAATTGATCGATTAATCGGCGCTGTTAGACGGAGGCTGTTCCCGATTTGGGATCCCATGCCTGACGCTGAGCAGAAATCGGAATCGCTCTACAACCGCTTGGGGAACAAATTTCCAGATCAGATTAGTAAAGCGGAATTTATATAA